In Deltaproteobacteria bacterium, the genomic window ACTTTTTGGTATAAATATATCTATAAAGGAGGAAAGGATTATAACCCCTCTGGATGGTTCCCTGCAAGGCCTAAACAAGCCAGGACCTCCTGTTCCTTGGCCTGCATCTTGGCGGCCTCCTCAGGAGCACCCTCGTGTTCATAACCCAGGAGGTGGAGGATCCCATGAACGAGCAGAAGGGCCATCTCCTCCTGTACGGTGAGACCCCGTTGCCGGGCCTCCTTATGGGCTGTCTCCGTCGATATGACCACATCACCCAAGAGATATGGGTTCAGCTCCCTATCCTCACCCTCCCCCATGGCAAAGGCGAGAACATTAGTTGGATGGTCTCGGGATAGATATTTTCGGTTGAGTTGCGTTATCTCATCGTCATCGACCAGAAGGATGCTC contains:
- the ybeY gene encoding rRNA maturation RNase YbeY; this translates as MAGRILSDLGCQEKELSILLVDDDEITQLNRKYLSRDHPTNVLAFAMGEGEDRELNPYLLGDVVISTETAHKEARQRGLTVQEEMALLLVHGILHLLGYEHEGAPEEAAKMQAKEQEVLACLGLAGNHPEGL